In the Flavobacteriales bacterium genome, CGATGGCATATTCGAGGAGTTGGATGATGGTGAATCACTGGGCGGCCTGCTCCCATCCGGTGTGTCCCGCTGGCGTGATGAGCGCGATAAAGGAGATGTGGTCTTCGATCTGCGTATGGGCTATCAGTTCTTGGATGAACACAGATTCTCGGTGGTGATCGATAATCTTCTCAATCGGGAGTACGCCATCCGGCCCTTGGCACTGGAGTCTCCGCGGAGGGTGGTGTTGAGGATGAGTTTGGTGTTTTGAGTGCTGGGTTCTGGGTTCTGGGTTCGAAATTCCTCATTCCTTCATTCATAATTCCTCATTCTAAATTCCTCATCCCTACCTTCGACCCGCATGAATGTATTGGCCGTTATCCCTGCCCGTTACGCCTCAACGAGGTTTCCGGGAAAGCCCTTGGCACAGATCCATGGTAAGCCTATGATCCAAGTGGTCTATGAGCGTGTGGCCGCCTGCCCCAGCATTGATGCCCTGTGTGTGGCTACCGATGATGAGCGGATCATACAGGCCGTGCAATCCTTTGGTGGTCAGGTGTTGATGACCTCGGACACACACCGCTCCGGAACCGACCGCATAGCTGAAGCCGTGCAAACTCTGAATGGAGATTTCGATCTCATATTGAACGTGCAAGGGGATGAACCGGGCATACGCTCTGAGGACCTGGAGGCCTTGATCGGCATCTTTGCCAATGAGATCGTTGACATCGGCACCTTAGTGACTCCATTCACAAACATGGAGGATTTCCAGAATCCCGATCGGGTGAAGGCGGTCCTTTCCCATTCCGGTCAGGCACTGTATTTCACCCGCGCTGCGGCCCCTTTTCACAGGGGGGAGGGTGACCCGCTTTCCCAGTGCTATCAGCATGTAGGCGTCTATGCCTATCGAGCGGATGTGCTACCGGATCTCGGTCGATTGGAACCCAGTCCACTCGAGCTCAAGGAGTCGCTGGAGCAGTTACGATGGTTGGAGAATGACTATGTCATCCATGCGCGTGTCATCGAAAAGGCTCCTTTTGGCATCGATACGCCTGATGACCTTGAGAAGTTCGTCTCTGAAGTGCATTGATTCGCCTGTATAGTTGTAAGAGCATTATTGACTAGTAGTCTTTTTCCTTACATTGCATCATCTCTTGAATCTTATTGGACCCATTCAAGGAATACTGTTCGTCTTTCGATCGGTGTTCTTGTGGTTCAGTGGTATCTGCGGCCTTCAGAGCATCGATTGTGAGGATAATTACCTTAAATGATCGATTAACATGAAAAATCAAACAACTGGTAATCAATTGATTACCCC is a window encoding:
- the kdsB gene encoding 3-deoxy-manno-octulosonate cytidylyltransferase — protein: MNVLAVIPARYASTRFPGKPLAQIHGKPMIQVVYERVAACPSIDALCVATDDERIIQAVQSFGGQVLMTSDTHRSGTDRIAEAVQTLNGDFDLILNVQGDEPGIRSEDLEALIGIFANEIVDIGTLVTPFTNMEDFQNPDRVKAVLSHSGQALYFTRAAAPFHRGEGDPLSQCYQHVGVYAYRADVLPDLGRLEPSPLELKESLEQLRWLENDYVIHARVIEKAPFGIDTPDDLEKFVSEVH